From one Micromonospora siamensis genomic stretch:
- a CDS encoding glycoside hydrolase family 15 protein: MQSGRISEHGFLADGRSAALVDRAGAVNWWCPARFDGPSVFGRLLGDDAGHWSIRPEGEFTSERSYLDDTLVLRTVFHTAHGSVAVTDALALEPGARGHDIGRRSPGVLARLVEGLSGEVPMRLDYRPRFEYGRVDAYLTEDDGVVRATAGADRLALRGAVPLTYGVGKAGARFTARAGRSYGFTLGYAPTYGGGDPVLPDADRVVAEAVTGWRSWAGLHDYRGLYRDQVRRSAMVVQGMTYGPSGAIVAAATTSLPEEIGGDRNYDYRFVWVRDFSLTLRALWRSACPDEANRQFSWVSRAMGRIGDEPVPIMYGVQGERDLTEHTLDHLPGYQDSRPVFVGNDAWRQRQTDVLGEILDAAWLMRHYLDPMAPEVRQLLRDLADQATTDWRRPDAGMWEARDAERHYVSSKVQCWTALDRAVRFGPRIGDAADVARWAAARDEVREAVLTRGWNARVGAYTGAFDSDDLDASVLLMPLVGFLPATDPRMRATMDLIERRLGHDGLLRRWDTDPAGFVICSFWLAGCLAEAGEVDRAAALFEQLAARVNDLGLFAEQIDPVSGEQLGNFPQAFSHIGLINTAGRITDALARSAATSTAPAVPTGAASREGARR; the protein is encoded by the coding sequence GTGCAGAGCGGACGGATCAGCGAGCACGGCTTCCTGGCCGACGGCCGCAGCGCTGCCCTGGTCGATCGCGCCGGCGCGGTCAACTGGTGGTGCCCGGCCCGGTTCGACGGGCCCTCGGTCTTCGGCCGGCTGCTCGGCGACGACGCCGGGCACTGGTCGATCCGACCCGAGGGCGAGTTCACCAGCGAGCGGTCCTACCTGGACGACACGCTGGTGCTGCGTACCGTCTTCCACACCGCGCACGGCTCCGTCGCGGTCACCGACGCGCTCGCGCTCGAACCGGGGGCGCGGGGGCACGACATCGGGCGGCGCTCGCCCGGCGTACTGGCCCGGCTGGTGGAGGGGCTCTCCGGCGAGGTGCCGATGCGGCTGGACTACCGGCCGCGGTTCGAGTACGGCCGGGTGGACGCGTACCTCACCGAGGACGACGGCGTGGTCCGGGCCACCGCCGGGGCGGACCGGCTGGCCCTGCGCGGCGCCGTCCCGCTGACGTACGGGGTGGGGAAGGCCGGCGCCCGGTTCACCGCCCGGGCCGGCCGGTCGTACGGCTTCACGCTGGGCTACGCGCCCACCTACGGTGGCGGCGACCCGGTGCTGCCGGACGCCGACCGGGTGGTCGCCGAGGCGGTCACCGGCTGGCGGTCCTGGGCCGGCCTGCACGACTACCGGGGGCTCTACCGCGACCAGGTGCGGCGCAGCGCCATGGTGGTGCAGGGGATGACCTACGGCCCCAGCGGCGCGATCGTCGCCGCCGCCACCACCTCGCTGCCGGAGGAGATCGGCGGCGACCGCAACTACGACTACCGGTTCGTCTGGGTGCGCGACTTCAGCCTCACCCTCCGGGCACTGTGGCGCTCCGCCTGCCCGGACGAGGCGAACCGCCAGTTCTCCTGGGTGTCCCGGGCGATGGGCCGCATCGGCGACGAGCCGGTGCCCATCATGTACGGCGTCCAGGGCGAACGGGACCTCACCGAGCACACCCTCGACCACCTGCCCGGCTACCAGGACAGCCGACCGGTCTTCGTCGGCAACGACGCCTGGCGGCAGCGGCAGACCGACGTGCTCGGCGAGATCCTCGACGCCGCCTGGCTGATGCGGCACTACCTGGACCCGATGGCCCCGGAGGTCCGCCAGCTGCTGCGCGACCTCGCCGACCAGGCCACCACCGACTGGCGCCGCCCCGACGCCGGCATGTGGGAGGCGCGCGACGCGGAACGGCACTACGTCTCGTCCAAGGTGCAGTGCTGGACGGCGCTGGACCGGGCGGTGCGGTTCGGGCCGCGGATCGGCGACGCGGCCGACGTCGCCCGCTGGGCCGCCGCCCGCGACGAGGTACGCGAGGCGGTGCTCACCCGGGGCTGGAACGCGCGGGTCGGCGCGTACACCGGGGCCTTCGACTCCGACGACCTGGACGCCTCGGTCCTGCTGATGCCGTTGGTGGGTTTCCTGCCCGCGACCGACCCGCGGATGCGCGCGACCATGGACCTGATCGAGCGACGGCTCGGACACGACGGCCTGCTGCGCCGCTGGGACACCGACCCGGCCGGGTTCGTCATCTGCTCGTTCTGGCTGGCCGGCTGCCTCGCCGAGGCCGGCGAGGTGGACCGTGCCGCCGCACTCTTCGAGCAGCTCGCCGCCCGGGTCAACGACCTGGGACTCTTCGCCGAGCAGATCGACCCGGTCAGCGGGGAACAGCTCGGCAACTTCCCGCAGGCCTTCTCGCACATCGGACTGATCAACACCGCCGGCCGGATCACCGACGCGCTCGCGCGGTCGGCCGCGACGTCCACCGCACCCGCCGTGCCGACCGGCGCGGCGTCGAGGGAGGGAGCACGGCGATGA
- a CDS encoding DUF3072 domain-containing protein → MMTDANRSNANPQAAVKDPDEWVTGEEPPTAAQESYLHTLAQEAGAEVPEDLTKAEASKRIDELQAETGRGQ, encoded by the coding sequence ATGATGACCGACGCCAACCGCAGCAACGCCAACCCGCAGGCCGCCGTCAAGGACCCCGACGAGTGGGTCACCGGCGAGGAGCCGCCCACCGCCGCCCAGGAGTCGTACCTGCACACCCTGGCCCAGGAGGCCGGCGCCGAGGTGCCGGAGGACCTCACCAAGGCCGAGGCCTCGAAGCGGATCGACGAGCTCCAGGCGGAGACCGGCCGCGGTCAGTGA
- a CDS encoding pirin family protein, producing MPAITVDDVLVLPRLPRLDESTAYRPVRRLTTAPSGYEGEGFPVRRAFAGVPMSELDPFIHLDQMGEVDYAPGEPKGTPWHPHRGFETVTYMIDGIMDHQDSQGGGGTITDGDTQWMTAGSGLLHIEAPPEHLVTSGGLFHGLQLWVNLPKVAKMIPPRYQDIRGRESALLTTPDGGALIRVIAGEVAGHQGPGSTHTPITITHVTVQPGAELSLPWRADFNALVYVLAGRGTVGTDSRPIHTGQLAVHGPGDALRVTADARQDANTPALELYIMGGQPIREPVAHYGPFVMNTRAELMQAVEDFQAGRLGVVPAGRMPHTGA from the coding sequence ATGCCCGCGATCACCGTGGACGACGTCCTGGTCCTGCCCCGCCTGCCCCGGCTCGACGAGTCGACCGCCTACCGGCCGGTCCGCCGGCTCACCACCGCGCCCAGCGGCTACGAGGGCGAGGGCTTCCCGGTGCGCCGGGCCTTCGCCGGCGTGCCGATGAGCGAGCTGGACCCGTTCATCCACCTGGACCAGATGGGCGAGGTCGACTACGCGCCGGGTGAGCCGAAGGGCACCCCGTGGCACCCGCACCGCGGCTTCGAGACGGTGACCTACATGATCGACGGGATCATGGACCACCAGGACTCGCAGGGCGGCGGCGGCACCATCACCGACGGCGACACCCAGTGGATGACCGCCGGCAGCGGGCTGCTGCACATCGAGGCGCCGCCGGAGCACCTGGTGACCAGCGGCGGCCTCTTCCACGGCCTGCAGCTCTGGGTCAACCTGCCGAAGGTGGCCAAGATGATCCCGCCGCGCTACCAGGACATCCGGGGTCGCGAGTCGGCGCTGCTCACCACGCCGGACGGCGGCGCGCTGATCCGGGTGATCGCCGGCGAGGTCGCCGGCCACCAGGGGCCCGGCTCGACCCACACCCCGATCACCATCACGCACGTGACGGTGCAGCCAGGCGCGGAGCTGAGCCTGCCCTGGCGGGCCGACTTCAACGCGCTGGTCTACGTGCTGGCCGGGAGGGGCACCGTCGGCACCGACAGCCGGCCGATCCACACCGGCCAGCTCGCCGTGCACGGCCCCGGCGACGCGCTGCGGGTCACCGCGGACGCGCGGCAGGACGCCAACACCCCGGCGCTGGAGCTCTACATCATGGGCGGACAGCCCATCCGGGAGCCGGTGGCGCACTACGGGCCGTTCGTGATGAACACCCGGGCCGAGCTCATGCAGGCCGTGGAGGACTTCCAGGCCGGCCGGCTCGGTGTCGTCCCGGCGGGGCGGATGCCGCACACCGGCGCCTGA
- a CDS encoding glucose 1-dehydrogenase: protein MTGRLDGKKALITGSDSGIGQATAIEFGREGADVVVHYLHDHAGANHTKAEIERAGRRAVVVQGDISVEHQVDAMFDEALAEFGTLDILMNDAGVDASGIPVADLDTETWDRCIRTNLYGMFFCSRRFVRHRRDAGGGGRIINITSIHQEVARAGGADYDASKGGMLELAKSLALEVAPMRMNVNNIGPGMVLTPFNQEAIDNPDYLHEQVQSIPWKRAAEPGEIAKLAVFLASDDADYVTGSTYFMDGGLMQNQGQGA, encoded by the coding sequence ATGACCGGACGACTGGACGGCAAGAAGGCCCTGATCACCGGATCGGACTCGGGTATCGGGCAGGCCACCGCGATCGAGTTCGGCCGGGAGGGTGCCGACGTGGTGGTGCACTACCTGCACGACCACGCCGGGGCCAACCACACGAAGGCCGAGATCGAACGGGCCGGGCGGCGGGCGGTCGTCGTGCAGGGCGACATCAGCGTCGAGCACCAGGTGGACGCCATGTTCGACGAGGCGCTGGCGGAGTTCGGGACGCTGGACATCCTGATGAACGACGCCGGGGTGGACGCGTCCGGCATCCCCGTGGCCGACCTGGACACCGAGACCTGGGACCGGTGCATCCGGACCAACCTCTACGGCATGTTCTTCTGCTCCCGCCGCTTCGTCCGGCACCGCAGGGACGCCGGCGGCGGTGGCCGGATCATCAACATCACCTCCATCCACCAGGAGGTGGCCCGGGCCGGCGGCGCCGACTACGACGCCAGCAAGGGCGGCATGCTGGAGCTGGCCAAGAGCCTCGCGCTGGAGGTGGCGCCGATGCGGATGAACGTCAACAACATCGGCCCCGGCATGGTCCTCACCCCGTTCAACCAGGAGGCCATCGACAACCCGGACTACCTGCACGAGCAGGTGCAGAGCATCCCGTGGAAGCGGGCCGCCGAACCGGGGGAGATCGCCAAGCTCGCCGTCTTCCTGGCCAGCGACGACGCCGACTACGTGACCGGCTCGACGTACTTCATGGACGGCGGCCTGATGCAGAACCAGGGCCAGGGAGCCTGA
- a CDS encoding phospholipase D family protein, whose amino-acid sequence MTLRDWFLTEQERANPVSELPVWTTGNLAEPLIHGAAYFDRLVAEVEALERGDHLFFTDWRGDPDERMRPDGPTVVQLFARAAQRGVVVKGLLWRSHLDALSYSEAENRSLSEAICAAGGEVLLDQRVRRGGSHHQKLVVLRRPGAPERDIAFAGGIDLCHSRRDDADHGGDPQAVVMSPKYGPHPPWHDVQLALRGPVVGALDTAFRERWTDPMPLDSENPLAYLRDRLRGSDLRPDPLPDQPADPPPCGPHQIQVLRTYPAVRPRYSFAPDGERTVARGYTKAIRRARRLIYLEDQYLWSTEVAELFAQALRANPELHLVAVVPRHPDVDGALALPPNMVGREQALSLCQKAAPDRVHVFDVENHAGEPVYVHAKVCVVDDTWSSVGSDNFNRRSWTHDSELSCAVLDETRDEREPPDPGGHGDGARVFARDLRLRLWREHLDRDPDGGGDDDLLDPATAVEAIVSTAQELQRWHDGGRVGPRPPGRLRPHQPERLPWYTRIWALPVYRLVYDPDGRPLRARRAGTF is encoded by the coding sequence GTGACGCTGCGGGACTGGTTCCTCACCGAGCAGGAACGCGCCAACCCGGTCTCGGAATTACCCGTCTGGACGACCGGAAACCTTGCCGAGCCGTTAATTCACGGCGCCGCGTACTTCGATCGCCTGGTCGCCGAGGTGGAGGCGCTCGAACGTGGCGACCATCTCTTCTTCACCGACTGGCGCGGCGACCCGGACGAGCGGATGCGCCCGGACGGCCCGACGGTGGTGCAGCTGTTCGCCCGGGCGGCCCAGCGCGGGGTGGTGGTCAAGGGGCTGCTCTGGCGCTCGCACCTCGACGCGCTCTCCTACAGCGAGGCGGAGAACCGGAGCCTGAGCGAGGCGATCTGCGCCGCGGGCGGCGAGGTGCTGCTCGACCAGCGGGTACGCCGCGGCGGCTCGCACCACCAGAAGCTGGTCGTGCTGCGCCGCCCCGGCGCGCCGGAACGGGACATCGCCTTCGCCGGCGGCATCGACCTGTGCCACAGCCGCCGGGACGACGCCGACCACGGGGGCGACCCGCAGGCCGTGGTCATGTCCCCGAAGTACGGCCCGCACCCGCCCTGGCACGACGTGCAGCTGGCGCTGCGCGGGCCGGTGGTCGGCGCGCTGGACACCGCCTTCCGGGAGCGCTGGACCGACCCGATGCCGCTGGACTCGGAGAACCCGCTGGCCTATCTGCGGGACCGGCTGCGCGGCTCGGACCTGCGCCCGGATCCGCTGCCCGACCAGCCGGCCGACCCGCCTCCGTGCGGCCCGCACCAGATCCAGGTGCTGCGCACCTACCCGGCGGTACGCCCGCGTTACTCCTTCGCCCCGGACGGTGAGCGCACCGTGGCCCGCGGGTACACCAAGGCGATCCGCCGGGCCCGGCGGCTGATCTACCTGGAGGACCAGTACCTCTGGTCGACCGAGGTGGCGGAGCTGTTCGCCCAGGCGCTGCGCGCCAACCCGGAGCTGCACCTGGTGGCGGTCGTCCCCCGGCACCCGGACGTGGACGGTGCGCTGGCCCTGCCGCCGAACATGGTCGGCCGGGAGCAGGCGCTCTCGCTCTGCCAGAAGGCCGCGCCGGACCGGGTGCACGTCTTCGACGTGGAGAACCACGCCGGCGAGCCGGTCTACGTGCACGCCAAGGTGTGCGTGGTCGACGACACCTGGTCCAGCGTCGGCAGCGACAACTTCAACCGGCGGTCGTGGACCCACGACAGCGAACTGTCCTGCGCGGTGCTCGACGAGACCCGCGACGAGCGCGAGCCCCCCGACCCGGGCGGCCACGGCGACGGGGCCCGGGTCTTCGCCCGGGACCTGCGGCTTCGGCTGTGGCGGGAGCACCTGGACCGGGATCCCGACGGGGGCGGGGACGACGACCTGCTGGACCCGGCGACGGCGGTCGAGGCGATCGTCTCGACCGCCCAGGAGTTGCAGCGGTGGCACGACGGCGGCCGGGTCGGCCCGCGCCCGCCCGGGCGGCTGCGCCCGCACCAGCCGGAGCGACTGCCCTGGTACACCCGGATCTGGGCGCTGCCGGTCTACCGGCTGGTCTACGACCCGGACGGCAGACCGCTGCGGGCCCGCCGCGCCGGCACCTTCTGA
- a CDS encoding NAD(P)/FAD-dependent oxidoreductase, with translation MDTGVVVVGAGIAGVACAVELTRAGVPVEIRERGRVAGGRMASKRFDGRPADLGAAYFTVDDPDFAAVAQQWRAAGLAREWTDTFVAYDRDGRRERRGPVRWAAPGGLRSLVEHLARDLPLTVDRLVLGVEPGPVVDGRPCAAVALAVPGPQAALLLDPALVEATRVVQDQRWTAALAAVLRFPGRRWADFRGAFVNDHPVLAVVCDDGDRRGDGAPVLVAHTTPEFAAGHLAQPTGAGPAIEEAVRDLLGLPEPAELVHVHRWTYAKPASTAEGTYHLDADGIGLAGDAFGGKPRVQTAWRSGRDLGRALTTHLTTP, from the coding sequence ATGGACACGGGTGTGGTGGTGGTCGGCGCCGGGATCGCCGGGGTGGCGTGCGCGGTCGAGCTGACCCGGGCCGGGGTGCCGGTGGAGATCCGCGAACGGGGACGCGTCGCCGGCGGCCGGATGGCCAGCAAGCGCTTCGACGGGCGCCCCGCCGACCTGGGCGCCGCCTACTTCACCGTCGACGACCCGGACTTCGCCGCGGTCGCGCAGCAGTGGCGGGCCGCCGGGCTGGCCCGGGAGTGGACCGACACCTTCGTCGCGTACGACCGTGACGGCCGGCGGGAACGGCGCGGGCCGGTGCGCTGGGCCGCCCCCGGTGGCCTGCGTTCCCTGGTCGAGCACCTGGCCCGGGACCTGCCGCTGACCGTCGACCGGCTGGTGCTCGGGGTCGAGCCGGGCCCGGTCGTCGACGGTCGGCCGTGCGCCGCGGTGGCGCTGGCGGTGCCCGGCCCGCAGGCCGCCCTGCTGCTCGACCCGGCGCTGGTCGAGGCGACCCGGGTGGTGCAGGACCAGCGCTGGACGGCCGCGCTCGCCGCCGTGCTGCGCTTCCCCGGCCGCCGCTGGGCCGACTTCCGGGGTGCGTTCGTCAACGACCACCCGGTGCTCGCCGTGGTCTGCGACGACGGCGACCGGCGCGGCGACGGCGCCCCGGTGCTGGTCGCGCACACCACCCCGGAGTTCGCCGCCGGGCACCTGGCCCAGCCGACGGGTGCCGGGCCGGCGATCGAGGAGGCCGTCCGGGACCTGCTCGGGCTCCCCGAGCCGGCCGAGTTGGTGCACGTGCACCGCTGGACGTACGCCAAGCCGGCGTCGACCGCGGAGGGGACGTACCACCTGGACGCCGACGGCATCGGGCTGGCCGGGGACGCCTTCGGCGGCAAACCCCGGGTGCAGACCGCCTGGCGCTCCGGCCGCGACCTCGGCCGAGCCCTGACCACCCACCTGACCACCCCCTAA
- a CDS encoding general stress protein — protein sequence MTRPSTPTAAWRPTTGGNLPTGPAGRPEPPSGDGHGPQAGPPTVTIGSYPDYPSAQRVVDYLADNRFPVERTSIVGTNLTLVETVLGRMNTGRAAAVGAGTGAWFGLFIGLLFGIFTAGNWIAVILVGLVIGAIWGAVFGAVAHAMTGGQRDFTSASSLRASQYAVTVEADLADHARQLLGRMHLTPTGTTAR from the coding sequence ATGACCAGACCTTCGACACCCACCGCCGCCTGGCGACCCACGACTGGTGGCAACCTACCGACCGGGCCGGCCGGCCGGCCGGAACCGCCCAGCGGTGACGGCCACGGCCCGCAGGCCGGCCCGCCGACCGTGACGATCGGCTCGTACCCGGACTATCCGTCCGCCCAGCGGGTGGTGGACTATCTGGCGGACAACCGGTTCCCGGTGGAGCGGACCTCGATCGTCGGCACGAACCTGACGCTTGTGGAGACCGTGCTGGGCCGGATGAACACCGGTCGGGCGGCTGCCGTGGGCGCCGGTACCGGCGCGTGGTTCGGCCTCTTCATCGGCCTGCTGTTCGGCATCTTCACCGCCGGCAACTGGATCGCGGTGATCCTGGTCGGGTTGGTGATCGGCGCCATCTGGGGCGCGGTGTTCGGGGCGGTGGCGCACGCGATGACGGGTGGCCAGCGCGACTTCACCTCGGCCAGTTCGCTGCGCGCCAGCCAGTACGCGGTGACCGTGGAGGCCGACCTGGCCGACCATGCGCGGCAGCTGCTGGGACGGATGCACCTGACACCCACCGGCACGACGGCCCGCTGA
- a CDS encoding DUF1684 domain-containing protein, with product MDDLDLLDWRERVAQLYLSDLDLAGFRSARDELFATHPSSPLPARARAGFTGLPWFPPNPEAVVEAPLRPATGELEIDTGGPDGVVRYRRFAVAATPWGELTLWWIEAYGGGLFVPVRDGTSGLQTYGGGRYLTDTVKGTFGRGLTVLPGERVRLDANYLYNPSCAYDDRWACPLAPPENRVDVPIRAGELSWHP from the coding sequence GTGGACGATCTCGACCTGCTCGACTGGCGCGAACGCGTCGCCCAGCTGTACCTGTCCGACCTCGACCTGGCCGGCTTCCGGTCCGCCCGCGACGAGCTCTTCGCCACCCACCCGAGCAGCCCGCTGCCGGCGCGGGCGCGAGCCGGCTTCACCGGGCTGCCCTGGTTCCCGCCGAACCCCGAGGCAGTGGTCGAGGCGCCGCTGCGCCCCGCCACCGGAGAACTGGAGATCGACACCGGCGGGCCGGACGGGGTGGTGCGCTACCGCCGGTTCGCGGTCGCCGCCACGCCGTGGGGCGAGCTGACCCTGTGGTGGATCGAGGCGTACGGGGGCGGGCTGTTCGTGCCGGTACGCGACGGCACCAGCGGACTCCAGACGTACGGCGGCGGCCGGTACCTCACCGACACCGTCAAGGGCACCTTCGGCCGGGGCCTGACGGTGCTGCCCGGCGAGCGGGTCCGGCTGGACGCCAACTACCTCTACAACCCCTCCTGCGCCTACGACGACCGGTGGGCCTGCCCGCTCGCGCCGCCGGAGAACCGGGTCGACGTCCCGATCCGGGCCGGCGAGCTGTCCTGGCATCCGTGA
- a CDS encoding MarR family winged helix-turn-helix transcriptional regulator codes for MTESLDATRMACWRAYIESSQRLFTQLEDDLRTDSELSFADYHVLVLLSEAPGQRLRMGELAGRLVFSPSRLTYQITSMQKRGLVARESCPGDRRGSEAVLTAAGLLTLREAAPHHLRSVRSHLMDDLDDAEVACLTRVFERLGRRLRADRDASATHRDS; via the coding sequence GTGACCGAGAGCCTGGACGCCACGCGGATGGCCTGCTGGCGGGCGTACATCGAGTCGAGCCAACGGCTGTTCACCCAGTTGGAGGACGACCTGCGCACCGACAGCGAGCTGAGCTTCGCCGACTACCACGTGCTGGTGCTGCTCTCCGAGGCCCCCGGCCAGCGGCTACGGATGGGCGAGCTGGCCGGCCGGCTGGTGTTCTCGCCCAGCCGACTGACGTACCAGATCACCTCGATGCAGAAGCGCGGCCTGGTGGCCAGGGAGAGCTGCCCGGGCGACCGCCGGGGCAGCGAGGCCGTGCTCACCGCAGCCGGCCTGCTCACGCTGCGCGAGGCGGCGCCGCACCACCTGCGCTCCGTGCGCAGCCACCTGATGGACGACCTCGACGACGCCGAGGTCGCCTGCCTCACCCGGGTCTTCGAACGGCTCGGCCGGCGCCTGCGCGCCGACCGCGACGCGTCGGCCACCCACCGCGACAGCTAA
- a CDS encoding metallophosphoesterase family protein, translating to MRLVVTADTHVPKRARDLPEPLWTAIDAADVVVHAGDWVDEALLDAVQARARRLVGVYGNNDGPPLRARLPEVARVELAGLRVAVVHETGPKQRREERCAARFPDCDLLVFGHSHIPWDSVAPGGLRLLNPGSPTDRRAQPYATYLTARVAAGRLDEVELHRLPPRGGH from the coding sequence ATGCGCCTCGTCGTCACCGCCGACACCCACGTTCCGAAGCGGGCCCGGGACCTGCCCGAACCGCTCTGGACGGCGATCGACGCCGCCGACGTGGTCGTGCACGCCGGGGACTGGGTGGACGAGGCGCTGCTGGACGCGGTGCAGGCCCGGGCCCGCCGGCTGGTCGGGGTGTACGGCAACAACGACGGCCCGCCGTTGCGTGCCCGGCTGCCCGAGGTGGCCCGGGTCGAGCTGGCCGGGCTCCGCGTCGCCGTCGTGCACGAGACCGGCCCGAAGCAGCGCCGCGAGGAACGCTGCGCCGCCCGGTTCCCCGACTGCGACCTGCTGGTCTTCGGGCACTCCCACATCCCGTGGGACAGCGTCGCGCCGGGTGGTCTGCGGCTGCTCAACCCGGGGTCGCCCACCGACCGGCGGGCCCAGCCGTACGCGACGTACCTGACCGCGCGGGTGGCGGCGGGGCGGCTCGACGAGGTCGAGCTGCACCGCCTGCCCCCGCGCGGCGGTCACTGA
- a CDS encoding GNAT family N-acetyltransferase, translated as MEPVALTAPGLSLRPWRMTDAPVVLAAFADPAIARWNPQQVTDEAGAAQWLRRRTGADDSAISLAVTDAADGALLGAVSLHHLHGEDAQVGYWTTAAARGRGVATRAVTVLTGWGFDRLGLHRIELCHAVPNVASCRVAERAGYAAEGVLRESYRYGDGRRYDEHLHARLATDPPPAR; from the coding sequence GTGGAACCCGTCGCCCTCACCGCCCCCGGCCTGTCCCTGCGTCCCTGGCGGATGACGGACGCCCCGGTCGTGCTGGCGGCGTTCGCCGACCCGGCGATCGCCCGCTGGAACCCGCAGCAGGTCACCGACGAGGCCGGAGCCGCGCAGTGGCTCCGTCGCCGGACGGGCGCCGACGACAGCGCGATCTCCCTCGCGGTCACCGACGCCGCCGACGGCGCCCTGCTCGGCGCCGTCTCGCTGCACCACCTCCACGGCGAGGACGCGCAGGTCGGCTACTGGACCACCGCCGCGGCCCGCGGCCGGGGAGTCGCCACCCGCGCCGTCACCGTGCTCACCGGATGGGGCTTCGACCGGCTCGGGCTGCACCGGATCGAGCTGTGCCACGCCGTGCCGAACGTCGCGTCCTGCCGGGTCGCCGAACGGGCCGGGTACGCCGCCGAAGGGGTGCTGCGCGAGTCCTACCGGTACGGCGACGGCCGGCGGTACGACGAGCACCTGCACGCCCGGCTCGCCACCGACCCGCCGCCCGCCCGATAG
- a CDS encoding cation:proton antiporter, whose translation MEPVDVAFAVVGIGALLAGILPRVLERRPLSMPIAFLGLGMLVFLLPVGLPVPDPLRFDTFTTHLTEVGVIVALMGAGLKIDRPLSWRRWSSTWRLLAIAMPLCIAAVALLGWWWAGLVPATALLLGAALAPTDPVLASDVQVGEPTDAEDSEDEVRFALTSEAGLNDGLAFPFVYAAIAIASTSLAPADWFAEWFAVDVLYKLAVGVGGGLLIGWLLGKLFFRAPSEIRLAKHAEGFLALAATFLAYGLVEVAGGYGFLAVFVAARAIRAAERTHEFHSVLHDFAEQVERLLTVMLLLLFGGAIVGGLLKPLTWQAAAVGLALIFVIRPLAGWLSLRGAPGRPAEHWVISAFGIRGVGSFYYLAYATTKTEFPQAQLVWAMAGLVVLVSVVVHGMAATPVMQLLDREGERTQDTSERQAAKEPTPAGEPTPAAANG comes from the coding sequence GTGGAGCCGGTAGACGTGGCGTTCGCAGTGGTGGGGATCGGCGCCCTGCTCGCGGGGATCCTGCCCCGGGTGCTGGAACGCCGGCCCCTCTCCATGCCGATCGCCTTCCTCGGGCTGGGCATGCTGGTGTTCCTGCTCCCGGTCGGGCTGCCCGTGCCCGACCCGCTCCGGTTCGACACGTTCACCACCCACCTGACCGAGGTCGGGGTGATCGTCGCCCTGATGGGCGCCGGACTGAAGATCGACCGGCCACTGAGCTGGCGCCGCTGGTCGTCGACCTGGCGGCTGCTGGCCATCGCCATGCCGCTGTGCATCGCGGCGGTGGCGCTGCTCGGCTGGTGGTGGGCGGGCCTGGTGCCGGCCACCGCGCTGCTGCTGGGCGCCGCGCTGGCCCCCACCGACCCGGTGCTCGCCTCCGACGTGCAGGTCGGTGAGCCGACCGACGCGGAGGACTCCGAGGACGAGGTGCGCTTCGCCCTCACCTCCGAGGCCGGGCTCAACGACGGGCTGGCCTTCCCCTTCGTGTACGCGGCGATCGCCATCGCCTCCACCAGCCTCGCCCCGGCCGACTGGTTCGCCGAGTGGTTCGCCGTCGACGTGCTCTACAAGCTCGCCGTCGGGGTGGGCGGCGGCCTGCTCATCGGCTGGCTGCTCGGCAAGCTCTTCTTCCGGGCCCCGAGCGAGATCCGGCTGGCCAAGCACGCCGAGGGGTTCCTGGCCCTGGCCGCCACCTTCCTGGCGTACGGGCTGGTCGAGGTGGCCGGCGGGTACGGCTTCCTCGCCGTCTTCGTGGCCGCGCGGGCGATCCGGGCGGCGGAGCGGACCCACGAGTTCCACTCGGTGCTGCACGACTTCGCCGAGCAGGTGGAGCGGCTGCTCACCGTCATGCTGCTGCTGCTCTTCGGCGGCGCGATCGTCGGCGGCCTGCTCAAGCCGCTGACCTGGCAGGCCGCCGCGGTGGGGCTGGCCCTGATCTTCGTGATCCGCCCGCTGGCGGGCTGGCTGTCGCTGCGCGGGGCGCCCGGTCGGCCGGCGGAGCACTGGGTGATCTCCGCGTTCGGCATCCGGGGCGTCGGCTCGTTCTACTACCTGGCGTACGCCACGACGAAGACGGAGTTCCCGCAGGCGCAGCTCGTCTGGGCGATGGCCGGTCTGGTGGTGCTGGTGTCGGTGGTGGTGCACGGCATGGCCGCCACCCCGGTCATGCAACTGCTGGACCGCGAGGGCGAACGCACCCAGGACACCTCCGAACGCCAGGCCGCCAAGGAACCGACCCCAGCCGGTGAACCGACCCCGGCCGCCGCGAACGGCTGA